GTGGACATCAGAGACATGAGCAGCACTGCTCTGCCAACATCATGAGATATTGCCGAGACTCAACCGTATCCCTGTCCAGTGGTAAACACTCTATCTTTGCATTCGATGAAACGAAAGAAGCGAGAGGCAATATCTCCATCGCGAGATGTGGGCTTTCTCCGCTTCAAGTCTGACGATCTTGACCGGTTGCCAGCGTCCGTTACGACAAGAGGAATTACAAGCGAGGACATCTCTGGCCTCTTTAACCGTCCCAAAGAAAAGTATATAACCCCCTGAatctccctctctttccaTTCTATTCccatcctcagcagcagcagcagtctccAGCCAGCActcgacaccacctccaacaaaccAGCACCCAGCTCTTTTTGCAAAAATCTTTCAAAATGAAGGCCAACTTCCTCCCCGTCATTGCCCTGCTCCTCAcccccgccctcgccgcTCCCTTTGCCGAgcccgaggccgaggccgagttcACCCCCATGGCCAGGGACATGACTCCCCGTGCCGCCTTCAACGAAGCCGAAGGTCAGTCAGCCCCCCCTTTGCACTCCTTTCTCTCTCACGCTCACTTGCAGCCTGCTAACACGGCGCCCGCCAGTCTTCGCCTTCGCCCCTCCGGCCTCCTGCAAGGTCCTGAACTGCATCAGCGTCATCAGCTCGGCCGTCTGCGTCGCCAACGCcattgacgatgatgactaCAAGGCTATCCTCAAGTGCGCCAAGAAGGACCAGGTTTGTCATTCCTTTCCTCTATCAGACGAGGTTGCTAACATTTGGTTCAGCTGTGCGGCTGCGCTGGCTGCTTCAGCAAGCTCAATGGCTTCTTGGAGAAGTGGGGGATCTGCTAAGTGATTGTGCTGGTATATGGGAGACGAGCGCACAGCGGAAAGAAAATACCGGGCCGAAAGGGGGACACATGTACATGCTGGGATTGGAGGTGTAGGTGCTGGGATTTCGTTGTGTATGGGGGAGATGCAATGATTCTAGTAGTCACTCTTTTGGCAATCGATCGATCGTTGTTTTTTTAATATGTCGACGTTGAGCTTTGGTTGTCCAGGTGATGGTGCTCCGCTGATGGATCCCTCGGTGAGCTTGAGCAAGCACAGCTGAAACTCAAATAGCCGTCCAGCTTACACCGGTGCGCCACTTCTTGCAAGTCCGAGATGAAGTCGGCCCGACGTCGCTTCACCAATTACTGGCAGTAGGTAAGCAATTAGTGTAGATATTTGGGTATCAATTGTTCGCTCTGAGGTGATCTAGACAGGGTCATCGTGGTACACCGGGTCGTCTGTTTCCTGTTCAACTCGGTCCTGCGCAGTGACTGGCCTACCCACCCGCACACGAGACAACTCTTCAATCTTGGCCGCCCACATTGCTGCCGCCGAAGTGGTGgtcagcaaaaagaagaagctcagCACCGGGATTAGCTGCAGAACCATAGCCACTGTGCCAAACCACAGGTAATCCCAGCTCTTGAAATGCAAATCTCTCTTCATGGTCTTCTTGTCAATTCCACGCAGCTTGTACCATCGGTAGTGCGAGAGTTTTCCCACACGCGACCCGGTTATCATGATGAAGGCGGGTGTGCCAATGTAGGGAATAAGGTTGAGGGGAAGGCAGGCGACAAGCTCGAAGATTTGGGTCCAGCTGAACGGCGAGTATTCGGCGCGGCTTGTGGGTTTGCCTAGCATCTTGACCGAGTTCGGGGCATCGACGAAGAGGACGCGCTGCGGCGCAATGAGGTCGACGAAGCCATGGTTAATCAAGGTGGCCTAAGCAACAAGAAAACATCAGTAGGGTGGTCGCAAAAAACAAGGAAATGACGAAACAGCTCCTCTCACATCGAAAATATCCACGCGACATTCGTCGACAAAGAGGCCTTCGAACAGCGCCTGTATCAGCACCAGACCCTCTCCCAGCACGAGGACGGTTGTGTTTATCAACGCGCCGGCGCGTCCTTGGAAGATGTAGAGAAGCAAAAATTGGGGAATAAAAGTGAAGGTAAACAAGATAAAGTAGACGAGGAATGATATGATAGAGAGAGGGAGCAGCCGGCCGACGAAGATGGGGTAGAATTCTGGGTGTCGTAAAAAGTACCAGATGCCGTGGATGGGGTACCAAGCGGCCCTGGCGGCGCGTGATAGCAGATGCGCCAAGAGATGAAAGGGACGAGTCAAGGTGTGTGTACTAGGCGGCATGATGAAATCTAGAGTCGGCGGGTAGAGAAAAGGCGAGACGATGCGCCTGACagatgggtggtgttgccCACGCAGTCGATGATGGAAGCTGGGATCGCGTCGTCATCAAGTTCAACAAACAGCTGAGCTCGCAGCTCCCGTCTGCAGGTGCGGGGTCAAACAGGCACTGTGTCGCACACAGTCTCGGAAAGGAAAGGTGGGGAAGCACAAGGGCAAGGAACAGGGGTTTTGACTTTCTGCAGGGATTACACTAAGATTTCCGACAGGGTGGCAGATTGCGAGGTCTGAGACGGGGCGGTGCCAAACGCAGGGTTAGGGCTGAGAGTTCGCGTGCTTTGGGGGCCATGAACGGGATCAGTGATGCAAATTGCGATATAAGACCACAATCGATCACAGCGTTGAGCATCAAGGTTTTGAATGGCAATAGCGCCGACAGAAAACACTCGGAACAACCGTCATGGCCAATGCCAAGTCTGAAcaggaccaccaccatcagccatAGCTTCAGCCTCCCTCGCCGAACCAGTCGCAGGATTTGCTTACCTCATCAGCCATGCACTACGACCGCAGGATGCTTCATGAGCCTGGCTGCCCGGATTTATGGGAGCGGCTGGGAAGAGGGACAACCTGGAACAGCAGTCGCCttgctgtggttggatgTTGGcacttcctctcctttcGCCAGGCACTGGTGAAGCCACTTGACGACATCAACACTCTCCTCTTGTCAATAAGTTGCTGCAAGAACAACAGAAACAGAAGCTTGAAATGGAAGAGCCAGCTGTGATCCCGGAGAAGACTGGGCAAGCGGGGACGGGCGCCGGGTCCGGCCCGGAGTTATCCTCGACAGCAGcacagaagaagagaagtCGCATCCGCTTCTCTTGCACAACCTGCAGGGACAAGAAGTGAGCACCTGGCTCAGATTTTGACAGGTGGCAGCTGACACTGAACATTCTCAAAGATTGAAATGTGACCGCCAAACCCCATGCGACCAGTGCATGAAGCGAGGGATAGAGGCTACTTGTGAATTCATCCCCTATGTCACTGGCGGGTCCCGCCCGGGACCGGCTCTTCCTGCGCGTCATCACCCAAGAGACGCCACGAATCCTGCTACGACGACAGCACCTGCACCTGACAGCCACCGCTCCAAGCCCGCTGCCAACGACTCGGCCGTGCATGCCCGGCTCCGACACCTTGAGCACCTCGTCCAGGTTCTCAAAGCCCAACGCCGTGAAGCTGTCCCTGTTGAATCAACCGCCGGTGTGGCCGCCGACTTTGGTGACGATTTCCAGGAGGATGACCTTCCCCGCATATCAGCCCGCGTCAGAGAGACGGCTGGAATGATTCTGAGCGATTTGCGTTACGTTGATGCCTCCCACTGGGAATCTATCCTCAGCGATGTACGCCTCCACCTTTTGCATCACATCTATACCCACAAGTTCTAACAAAATCAATGCAGGTTCTAAGTATCACCGGAAGTCTGGACAGACCTGAAGATGTGTTCCaggacgatgatgacccCATTGTTCCGCCCAAACTTGAGCGTCAAGGACAACCCGACTTGTTGTTGGGCGGCTGGCCAAGGCTCTCTGTCGAAGAGCTGATTCGCTATCTGCCTCCTCGTGCTATTGCTGACCGACTGCTTGCCCGTCTATTCCAGGCCAAAGAACCAGGATGGATCATGTTCCACATGCCCAGTCTTCTCAGGCACTACGAAGTCTTTTGGGAGCACCCCGCCGCCATGACTTACACCGAGCTCGCCCTTCTCTTTGCCATGTTCTGCAATGCCTCGTTGTACTATATGAAGAGTGGCGAAGAGCTGCCCGGCAGACTCGGCGATGCTGGAGAGGCGTACAGGATCTACAAGGCCCGGTGTGCCCAGTGTCTGGTTTTGGGTGACTACACCAAGCCCTGGCGCTACAAGCTGGAAGCCATGATTCTTTACTTTGGGTCGGAATATCTCGGCCAACAAGACGCACATATCAACGTCTCGGTCATATTGTCCATTATCGTCCGCCTTGCCATGCACATGGGCCTGCACCGAGACCCGAAGCACTATCCAGACATGTCCCCATTCGAGGGGGAAATGCGCCGGCGGCTGTGGACCGTGTTGAGAGATGTGGATATTCTGATTGGTTTTCAGTTTGGTCTGCCAGGCAACATACCAAACGACTTGTACGACACAGCCCTTCCGCGAAACCTTCACGACGAGGACTTTGACGAGAACACCTTGGAGCTGCCCCCATCACGACCAGAAACAGAGAAAACGGTGACGTTGTGGTGCATCATGAAGGGCCGCATCGTCAATGTCTTTTCCGAAATCACCACGGCCATGAGCTCACGAAAGGCGCCGGGGCTTTCCGACATTATGCGCATGGATCGAAAGATTGACGAGCTCGCGACGCAGTTCCCGCCCAGCCTCCGCTATAGACCTTTCAGCCAGTCGGTAGTGGACCCCGTAGATATTATCATGCAACGGTACCAGCTCGAACTGCTGTTTCTCAAGTGCCGCATCGTCCTGCACCGACGGTACATGGGTTACGCCCGCAAAGACAAGCGGTACGAGCACTCTCGGCGTGTCTGTCTCGAAGCTGCGACCAAGACGCTCCGTCATCAGTACGATGTTCATTGCGAGCTTCAGACGGGCGGCCGCTTGTCGCACGAGCGCAGCCATTGGTTCTTGAGCAGTTTGAGCACCCACAACTTTCTTTTGGCGGATATGATCCTCTGTCTAGAGCTGTGGTTTCTCAAAGCCAGGGAAGGGCGGAGCCCTCCGGCCGTTGAGCAGCCTCCCGAGATGATCATGACGAAGGACCAGATTCTGGATATCTTGCGGACATCACGGCTGATTTGGCAAGGGAGGCGAAAGGAGTCGGCCGAGGCCAACAAGGCGTTCAACATTCTCACAAAAATGCTGTCTTTGTCCACGGGCGAGAGCCTTCATGGGAGCCCAGAGTCGAGTAACAATAGCGCATACGACAGGCTTGAGACTTCTTCGTATCCGGCAGTGCCAGTTATGACGTTTGCTGGTCTGGAGACGGGGCTGCATCCAGCGCCGGGGCTCGGGTCGCAAGCTCCGCAAACGATAGTTCCCACGGGGTGGGCACCTGTTGCCGGAGGCGAGTTGCCGCTGGACGGGCAGGTGGCTGTCACTTGGGGACATGGATTCCAGCAAGACCTTCCAAATTTGGGACATGTGGATGGGCTGATGGATCCGAATTTGGGGGGTGATTGGGTAAGTGCCTGGACTTCAAAGATTTGGGCTGAATGGTTCCTGTTGGGACATGTGCTGACCATGATGATGCAGACACTCTGGGACAATCAAATCTTGAACTCCAGCGATGGGGTACCACAGATACCATGGGATACGTTTTTTCAAGCAGGAGGATATGGGCTTTGAGTATCTGCTTTGCATcgttgtcatcatcaactacTTTACTGTTTCTTCATCGCTGTGTTGCCAGATGGCTGCCATGCTCCCTCCATTGTTCTCAAATCACCTTAACAGAAAGGAAAGTGCAACGAATGGCAAGTACAAGTGCCATCAGGTGTCTGACGATGGTGCTCGCGTGGAGTGGACCTTTTTAAAGTTTAATGGCTGCCTGCTGCTTCGAGtggagaaggaaggagcCTGGGCAGTGTCTCCCGTCGGGCAGTCTGTGGATTTGATTTGAAAATGCAAAAATCATGACCACCCCTTACGGGAATGCAAGAGCAACAGTGGTGCCCTGATATGGAAACATTACCCGCCTCTTTAATCATGTAACGAGCTACTTCCGCCCCCGGGTCATTGAATGTTGGGAAACTGGAGACCAGGCAAGCTGGAGCCGGGACCAGAGTTAGAACAAGACCGAGTGGAATGAATTACCCGGGCTGACTTCCAGACTTCGATTGCAATTTTCACCTTCCGTCTCTTCCTTCAAGTGTTGGTGACTGAATGGCCCCCGAGGAACGGCGTAGACAGCTAAGGAAGGAACCAGCTGCGAGGATGACAGAGCAAGCTACGCTCACGAGCCCGGAATCGTGTCAACCTCCCGATTCGAGAAATCCACAGTCAACACCTTCGCCCCTGTTTTTCTATGACTTTTATTGGATTTCAATACATGTTGAAAACGGCTTTAGGCCTGTCAACTATCGATTCATGCCTCTTGGCTATGTTTAAGGCCTATAAATGTGACAATAAGACATTTGAGAGATGGTAAAAGGCGTTAAACATATTGAATAGCCCTCAAAAGATAGCTAACAGGTCTCAAATAATATTGATAAGAAATTCAGAAAAAAAGTGGGAATCTCTACTCACCCCCCTATGGTGTTGCGAGCGCGGCCCTCTCTAGGTATCTACCGATTTACTTGCCGTTTTcataatataataaaaggCCTTTAACTCATGTTTTGAGGCCTCTTAACTATATTTTGAGGTGTTTGAATCATCTTTTGcagtatt
The sequence above is a segment of the Podospora pseudoanserina strain CBS 124.78 chromosome 5, whole genome shotgun sequence genome. Coding sequences within it:
- a CDS encoding hypothetical protein (EggNog:ENOG503PY5R), which produces MKANFLPVIALLLTPALAAPFAEPEAEAEFTPMARDMTPRAAFNEAEVFAFAPPASCKVLNCISVISSAVCVANAIDDDDYKAILKCAKKDQLCGCAGCFSKLNGFLEKWGIC
- a CDS encoding hypothetical protein (EggNog:ENOG503P5J4; COG:K), translated to MEEPAVIPEKTGQAGTGAGSGPELSSTAAQKKRSRIRFSCTTCRDKKLKCDRQTPCDQCMKRGIEATCEFIPYVTGGSRPGPALPARHHPRDATNPATTTAPAPDSHRSKPAANDSAVHARLRHLEHLVQVLKAQRREAVPVESTAGVAADFGDDFQEDDLPRISARVRETAGMILSDLRYVDASHWESILSDVLSITGSLDRPEDVFQDDDDPIVPPKLERQGQPDLLLGGWPRLSVEELIRYLPPRAIADRLLARLFQAKEPGWIMFHMPSLLRHYEVFWEHPAAMTYTELALLFAMFCNASLYYMKSGEELPGRLGDAGEAYRIYKARCAQCLVLGDYTKPWRYKLEAMILYFGSEYLGQQDAHINVSVILSIIVRLAMHMGLHRDPKHYPDMSPFEGEMRRRLWTVLRDVDILIGFQFGLPGNIPNDLYDTALPRNLHDEDFDENTLELPPSRPETEKTVTLWCIMKGRIVNVFSEITTAMSSRKAPGLSDIMRMDRKIDELATQFPPSLRYRPFSQSVVDPVDIIMQRYQLELLFLKCRIVLHRRYMGYARKDKRYEHSRRVCLEAATKTLRHQYDVHCELQTGGRLSHERSHWFLSSLSTHNFLLADMILCLELWFLKAREGRSPPAVEQPPEMIMTKDQILDILRTSRLIWQGRRKESAEANKAFNILTKMLSLSTGESLHGSPESSNNSAYDRLETSSYPAVPVMTFAGLETGLHPAPGLGSQAPQTIVPTGWAPVAGGELPLDGQVAVTWGHGFQQDLPNLGHVDGLMDPNLGGDWTLWDNQILNSSDGVPQIPWDTFFQAGGYGL
- a CDS encoding hypothetical protein (EggNog:ENOG503NZUC; COG:S); the encoded protein is MPPSTHTLTRPFHLLAHLLSRAARAAWYPIHGIWYFLRHPEFYPIFVGRLLPLSIISFLVYFILFTFTFIPQFLLLYIFQGRAGALINTTVLVLGEGLVLIQALFEGLFVDECRVDIFDATLINHGFVDLIAPQRVLFVDAPNSVKMLGKPTSRAEYSPFSWTQIFELVACLPLNLIPYIGTPAFIMITGSRVGKLSHYRWYKLRGIDKKTMKRDLHFKSWDYLWFGTVAMVLQLIPVLSFFFLLTTTSAAAMWAAKIEELSRVRVGRPVTAQDRVEQETDDPVYHDDPV